The following coding sequences lie in one Arachis hypogaea cultivar Tifrunner chromosome 4, arahy.Tifrunner.gnm2.J5K5, whole genome shotgun sequence genomic window:
- the LOC140184040 gene encoding uncharacterized protein → MAKLERLKFFRCKQPQLRVDKYKCLHESLINGDVDASTFGKRIILSNTFTGGPRYAGYPNYFITMTCNPEWDEIKREVTPIGLKAEDRPDILCRVFKIKFDGLIDDLKEEKIFGKILGYVCTVEFQKRGFPHAHILLFMSNEFKLQTPDDIDKHITTEIPDENERPNLHGAFQNYMVHDPCDPYNKNSPCMKNRSCSKFYPKEFRQKTLIDEVGFPKYRHTDNGRTVKKKECVLDNKFIVSYNPELLLKFGCHINVEYTCQTSSIKYLFKYVHKDNYRVTATLYNAGDPSEATQVVDKIRNYYSFRYISACEAVWRLFGYEIQEKELFVIRLSFHLEDKQLVVYGEKSNVNDIVERAISHKSMFYG, encoded by the exons ATGGCGAAATTAGAGAGGTTAAAATTCTTTAGGTGTAAACAACCACAGTTGAGGGTTGACAAATACAAATGTCTGCATGAAAGTCTTATAAACGGGGATGTAGATGCTTCAACGTTTGGCAAAAGAATCATTCTTTCCAATACTTTTACCGGTGGACCTAG ATATGCAGGATATCCTAACTATTTTATCACCATGACCTGTAACCCTGAATGGGATGAGATAAAAAGAGAAGTGACTCCCATTGGATTAAAGGCAGAAGACCGTCCTGATATATTATGTCGAGTTTTCAAGATCAAGTTTGATGGTTTGATTGATGACCTAAAAGAGGAAAAAATCTTTGGCAAAATTTTGGGAT acGTTTGCACTGTAGAGTTTCAAAAGAGAGGGTTTCCGCATGCACATATCCTTTTATTCATGAGTAACGAGTTCAAGCTACAAACACCAGatgacatagacaaacatataacaACTGAGATTCCTGATGAAAATGAAAGGCCAAATCTACATGGAGCTTTTCAAAATTACATGGTACATGATCCATGTGATCCGTACAACAAGAATTCACCTTGCATGAAGAATAGATCCTGTTCAAAGTTCTATCCTAAAGAGTTTAGACAGAAAACACTCATTGATGAGGTCGGATTTCCCAAATATAGGCATACTGATAACGGTCGAACAGTGAAAAAAAAGGAATGTGTACTAGACAATAAGTTCATTGTTTCATATAATCCAGAATTGTTGCTCAAGTTCGGGTGCCACATAAATGTGGAATACACATGCCAAACAAGTTCTATTAAGTATCTGTTTAAGTACGTACACAAGGATAATTACCGCGTAACAGCTACTCTATACAATGCTGGTGATCCGTCAGAAGCCACACAAGTTGTTGACAAAATTAGGAATTACTATAGTTTTAGGTACATTTCGGCATGTGAGGCAGTCTGGCGTCTATTTGGATAcgaaatccaagagaaagaacTATTTGTGATTAGACTTTCATTCCATTTGGAGGATAAGCAACTTGTGGTTTATGGTGAAAAATCTAATGTGAATGATATTGTCGAAAGAGCAATATCTCATAAGTCCATGTTTTATGGATAG